The genomic stretch TAAGATGAATGGGTCCAGACCCTAAGTCCGCTTCAACCGCGCCGCACGTCCGCCGCGCCGTCCCTTGGGGGCGACCTCGCGGGTGGGCAGGTCTGCCATGATCGCCGCGCGTTCCTCGGCGCTCATCCGTGACCAGCGGCCAATCTCGTCGATCGAGCGTGCACAGCCCGTACACAGGCGCGTGTCAGGATGCACCACGCAGATGCGCACGCAGGGGCTTTCGATCTCGTTCCGTGTCCAGACAGGGTCGGTCATGCGGTATCCTCAGCTTGCCGTGCGCAAAACGCGCAAACGGTCCAGCAGTCCTTGCAGAATATAGGCCGCCGCGACATGGTCGATCACTTCCGAACGACGCTTGCGTGTCGTATCCGCCTCAAGCAGCGCGCGTTCGGCGGCCACGGTAGACAGACGCTCGTCCCAGAAGGTTATGGGCCCATCCCACAGCTTTTCGAAATTGCGGGCAAAGGCGCGGGTGGACTGGCAGCGCGGCCCTTCCGAGCCGTCCATATTGCGCGGCAGGCCCAATACGATCCCGCCAACCGAACGGTGCGCGATGATCTCTTGCAGGCGGGCTGCATCGACGCCGAATTTCTTGCGGCGCACGGTTTCCAGCGGTGTGGCAACCGACAGGAACGTGTCCGAGACGGCCACGCCGATGGTCTTGTCCCCCAGATCCAGCCCGATCAGCGACCGCAT from Pseudosulfitobacter sp. DSM 107133 encodes the following:
- a CDS encoding DUF1289 domain-containing protein encodes the protein MTDPVWTRNEIESPCVRICVVHPDTRLCTGCARSIDEIGRWSRMSAEERAAIMADLPTREVAPKGRRGGRAARLKRT
- the ruvX gene encoding Holliday junction resolvase RuvX, which gives rise to MIVDDTAAFLAALPPMRSLIGLDLGDKTIGVAVSDTFLSVATPLETVRRKKFGVDAARLQEIIAHRSVGGIVLGLPRNMDGSEGPRCQSTRAFARNFEKLWDGPITFWDERLSTVAAERALLEADTTRKRRSEVIDHVAAAYILQGLLDRLRVLRTAS